The following proteins are co-located in the Paludisphaera rhizosphaerae genome:
- a CDS encoding MlaD family protein, with translation MRPRSSMREVWIGLLVLAALAGVVVLAGLASDGPGFLARQAVFDVVFRDGQGIRIGSPVRIAGLDAGNVVDLSLVEVEGTLRARVRLSMPEKLLKKLRQDVKVTIAPGLTGMSHVNVVSSGSSEVALVSGQTITGVESSFFDPIIEQVGLGPQERNHLSHTIGEIRQTVDAVGPRLRQILASFEDASSNVKDMSDALRPAIETTVGNVEELAKRIGGTSPRIEAAVTRLDVITRLVELILSDNRDNIRLTIGSAKDAVGSVKDVLSVHRPRIDRTIEQVDMLAARGNRVAYQAELLTAQGVQIVTDGKADIERSISNIRDATDWADKLVQKIYTNPFVLSPFYKPSNEDLRVQAVYDTAQVFSKGAEELHDAAKTLDVLLARASTPDQQQEVQKLQARVQSLTQGLAQTSQALAEGLKSPAQQGRIRR, from the coding sequence ATGCGTCCACGATCGTCGATGAGGGAAGTCTGGATCGGCCTGCTGGTGCTCGCGGCCCTGGCCGGGGTGGTGGTGCTCGCCGGCCTGGCCAGCGACGGCCCCGGGTTCCTGGCCCGGCAGGCGGTGTTCGACGTCGTCTTCCGAGACGGCCAGGGGATCCGCATCGGCAGCCCGGTCCGGATCGCCGGCCTCGACGCCGGCAACGTCGTGGACCTCTCGCTGGTGGAGGTCGAGGGGACGCTGCGGGCCCGCGTGCGGCTCTCCATGCCGGAGAAGCTGCTGAAGAAGCTCCGCCAGGACGTGAAGGTGACCATCGCGCCGGGGCTGACGGGGATGAGCCACGTCAACGTGGTCTCCTCGGGCTCGTCCGAGGTCGCTCTCGTCTCCGGGCAGACGATCACGGGCGTCGAGTCGTCGTTCTTCGACCCGATCATCGAGCAGGTCGGCCTGGGCCCGCAGGAGCGGAACCACCTCAGCCACACGATCGGCGAGATCCGCCAGACGGTCGACGCCGTCGGCCCCCGGCTCCGGCAGATCCTGGCCTCGTTCGAGGACGCCTCCAGCAACGTCAAGGACATGAGCGACGCCCTTCGCCCGGCCATCGAGACGACCGTTGGGAACGTCGAGGAGCTGGCCAAGCGGATCGGCGGAACCTCGCCGAGGATCGAGGCGGCCGTCACCCGGCTCGACGTCATCACCCGCCTGGTCGAGCTGATCCTCAGCGACAACCGCGACAACATCCGCCTGACCATCGGCTCGGCGAAGGACGCCGTCGGCTCGGTCAAGGACGTACTGTCCGTCCACCGGCCGAGGATCGACCGGACCATCGAGCAGGTCGACATGCTGGCCGCTCGCGGCAACCGCGTGGCCTACCAGGCCGAGCTGCTGACCGCCCAGGGGGTCCAGATCGTCACCGACGGCAAGGCCGACATCGAACGGTCGATCTCCAACATCCGCGACGCCACCGACTGGGCCGACAAGCTCGTCCAGAAGATCTACACCAACCCCTTCGTCCTCAGCCCGTTCTACAAGCCGTCGAACGAGGACCTGCGGGTGCAGGCGGTTTACGACACGGCCCAGGTCTTCAGCAAGGGGGCCGAGGAGCTGCATGACGCCGCCAAGACCCTGGACGTCCTGCTCGCCCGCGCTTCAACCCCCGACCAGCAGCAGGAGGTCCAGAAGCTCCAGGCGAGAGTCCAGTCCCTCACCCAGGGGCTGGCCCAGACCTCGCAGGCCCTGGCTGAGGGACTCAAGTCCCCGGCGCAGCAAGGGCGAATCCGGCGCTGA
- a CDS encoding ABC transporter permease, with the protein MSTSTSANTGGRAPEIPGLLAPIAWVGGLVVGALTYLGATAMVTASAAGAIVAGRDDEEGETLRHAATHELSWMLCAGFPLVGLVHVAMGSFLSMQAYFGSTFVDGTGAVVGVGLLRNLASMMTGLTLAGLLPGRIVPELRRLRRDAADPSALRGGRLAAARMMAAVAATPLLSLWGCVVGTVVGWKSSEALMGLSTDMYFLMLVRMLWYRDVVGVVVKGVLFGLAIAAPACAEGLRRDDHPEADPIAATSSAVVRAACLGMAAILLLNMTWFLFVYHAVPVYGPSLLQPPTP; encoded by the coding sequence ATGAGCACCAGCACGAGCGCGAATACAGGCGGACGCGCCCCGGAAATCCCCGGGCTGCTCGCCCCGATCGCGTGGGTCGGCGGGCTGGTCGTCGGGGCCCTGACGTACCTGGGCGCCACGGCGATGGTGACGGCCTCGGCCGCCGGGGCGATCGTCGCCGGCCGCGACGACGAGGAGGGCGAAACCCTCCGCCATGCGGCGACGCATGAGCTTTCATGGATGCTCTGCGCGGGGTTCCCGCTGGTGGGGCTGGTCCATGTGGCGATGGGCTCGTTCCTGTCGATGCAGGCGTACTTCGGCAGCACGTTCGTCGACGGCACCGGCGCCGTGGTGGGAGTGGGCCTGCTGCGGAACCTGGCCTCGATGATGACCGGCCTGACGCTCGCCGGGCTGCTCCCCGGCCGAATCGTCCCCGAACTGAGGCGCCTCCGCCGGGACGCCGCCGACCCGTCGGCCCTCCGCGGCGGCCGGCTGGCCGCGGCCCGGATGATGGCCGCGGTCGCGGCGACGCCCTTGCTGTCGCTCTGGGGATGCGTCGTCGGGACGGTCGTGGGCTGGAAGTCGTCGGAGGCCCTGATGGGGCTCTCGACGGACATGTACTTCCTGATGCTCGTCCGAATGCTCTGGTATCGCGACGTCGTCGGCGTGGTGGTCAAGGGGGTGCTCTTCGGCCTGGCGATCGCCGCCCCGGCCTGCGCTGAGGGCCTCCGACGCGACGATCATCCCGAGGCCGATCCGATCGCCGCGACCTCGTCGGCCGTCGTTCGGGCGGCCTGCCTGGGGATGGCGGCGATCCTGCTGCTGAATATGACCTGGTTCCTGTTCGTCTACCACGCGGTCCCGGTCTACGGGCCCTCGCTGTTGCAACCGCCGACCCCGTGA
- a CDS encoding HEAT repeat domain-containing protein produces the protein MRRSLGTAALILLLAQSQGCGMAKPRNFRKIEHPAPMVRARALSLGDRRPGAQVIPALVGRLDDPDPVVRLAAHEELKKRTGQDFGYVPWEEAPERQPAVERWQNWLAGKSPAGPTATPQHQPTTQVRRTIPRS, from the coding sequence ATGAGACGATCGCTCGGGACGGCCGCGCTGATCCTGTTGCTGGCCCAGTCGCAGGGATGCGGGATGGCCAAGCCGCGGAACTTCCGCAAAATCGAGCATCCCGCGCCGATGGTCCGCGCCCGGGCGTTGAGCCTGGGCGACCGCCGGCCCGGGGCGCAGGTGATTCCGGCCCTGGTCGGCCGCCTGGACGACCCGGATCCGGTCGTCCGTCTGGCGGCCCACGAGGAGCTGAAGAAGCGGACCGGCCAGGACTTCGGCTACGTTCCCTGGGAAGAGGCTCCGGAGCGTCAGCCGGCCGTCGAACGCTGGCAGAACTGGCTGGCGGGGAAGTCGCCGGCCGGGCCGACGGCCACTCCCCAGCATCAGCCGACCACCCAGGTCCGCCGGACCATTCCCAGGTCATGA
- a CDS encoding SGNH/GDSL hydrolase family protein, whose translation MTKPAQGHGAGMSSAKGRADALSFVACLVILAASAFGRENDWVRAAQGKTRLGRELGAMQTRGYYEALIDANRDADPDAPPPGWVPFGASGIAQPTEDYIHLRLRPNADLVWNGARFRTNSKGYRTPEVALPKPHHVYRIVFFGSSNTMGHGVGDDEAYPRLMEPWLDGATDPATRVEVVNLSVSGDSPSRRLSRMVDEAAGYQPDWILCDATVLDPALEEMHLEAIVRAEPRPEIPPVLDYVRQALDRCGASPTDPPDVLRGKLQGQAESILQGGYRGWAEFAQSAGVPMTIVMIPRADAKLASPAVEKVMRSAVLANGLDVIDLSHAFQSLSVDEFRVSPWDKHPSVKGHRAIFEAFREAMLVRGKLPGLELLR comes from the coding sequence ATGACCAAGCCCGCGCAAGGCCACGGGGCCGGGATGTCGTCCGCAAAGGGGAGAGCGGACGCTCTGTCGTTCGTCGCCTGTCTCGTCATCCTGGCGGCTTCGGCCTTCGGGCGCGAGAACGACTGGGTCCGCGCTGCGCAGGGGAAGACCCGGCTCGGCCGCGAGCTGGGGGCGATGCAGACCCGGGGCTATTACGAGGCCCTCATCGACGCCAACCGCGACGCCGACCCCGACGCTCCGCCCCCCGGCTGGGTCCCCTTCGGAGCGTCCGGGATCGCCCAGCCGACCGAGGATTACATCCATCTCAGGCTGCGGCCGAACGCGGACCTCGTCTGGAACGGGGCCCGGTTTCGGACGAACTCGAAAGGGTATCGGACTCCGGAGGTCGCCCTCCCCAAGCCGCACCACGTCTACCGGATCGTCTTCTTCGGGTCGTCGAACACGATGGGCCACGGCGTCGGCGACGATGAGGCGTACCCCCGGCTGATGGAGCCCTGGCTCGACGGGGCGACCGACCCGGCGACCCGCGTGGAGGTCGTCAACCTCTCGGTCTCGGGCGATTCGCCCTCGCGGCGGCTGTCCCGGATGGTCGACGAGGCGGCCGGGTATCAACCCGACTGGATCCTCTGCGACGCCACGGTCCTCGACCCGGCGCTGGAGGAGATGCACCTGGAAGCGATCGTCCGGGCCGAGCCCCGGCCGGAGATCCCGCCGGTGCTCGACTACGTCCGCCAGGCCCTCGACCGCTGCGGGGCCTCGCCGACGGATCCGCCGGACGTCCTTCGCGGCAAGCTCCAGGGCCAGGCCGAGTCGATCCTTCAAGGCGGCTATCGGGGATGGGCCGAGTTCGCCCAGAGCGCCGGGGTTCCGATGACGATCGTCATGATCCCCCGGGCCGACGCCAAGCTCGCCAGCCCGGCCGTTGAGAAGGTGATGAGGTCGGCGGTGCTGGCGAACGGCCTGGACGTGATCGACCTGAGCCACGCCTTTCAGAGCCTGTCGGTCGACGAGTTCCGGGTCTCTCCCTGGGACAAGCATCCCAGCGTGAAGGGCCATCGGGCCATCTTCGAGGCCTTCCGCGAGGCGATGCTCGTCCGCGGGAAGCTGCCGGGGCTGGAACTCCTCAGGTGA
- a CDS encoding YwqG family protein — protein MSDREPIPEIPLRMAPESSKAKALVDGSYGHQEAGDRHKLGGDPDWIQGDETPECPECGEPMELYGQLDHLGSVEGLKDGGMIYVFLCRKCYITESVLQFH, from the coding sequence ATGAGCGACCGCGAGCCAATCCCCGAGATTCCGCTGCGGATGGCCCCCGAATCGTCCAAGGCCAAGGCTCTCGTGGACGGCAGCTACGGCCATCAGGAGGCCGGCGATCGGCACAAGCTCGGCGGCGATCCCGACTGGATCCAGGGCGACGAGACGCCGGAATGCCCGGAATGCGGCGAGCCGATGGAACTCTACGGCCAACTCGACCACCTCGGCAGCGTCGAGGGTCTCAAGGACGGCGGCATGATCTACGTGTTCCTTTGCCGGAAATGCTACATCACCGAGTCGGTCTTGCAGTTCCACTGA
- a CDS encoding DUF5615 family PIN-like protein — MRNGRRSWWSDEPPDRRGHEPVGRVEWGPLLTQAGWPAVHWAEVGDPRADDSTIMAWALAESRVVLTHDLDFGTALALTHAGGPSVLQVRGRRVLPEHIGAIVLAALTRYEAELSAGALVVVEESRSRVRILPL; from the coding sequence TTGAGGAACGGGAGGAGGAGTTGGTGGTCGGATGAGCCTCCGGATCGTCGTGGACATGAACCTGTCGGTCGAGTCGAGTGGGGGCCGCTGCTGACTCAGGCGGGCTGGCCCGCCGTCCATTGGGCGGAGGTCGGCGATCCGCGCGCCGACGACTCGACGATCATGGCATGGGCGCTGGCCGAGAGCCGCGTCGTGCTGACTCACGACCTCGACTTCGGCACCGCCCTGGCCCTGACTCACGCCGGGGGGCCGAGTGTTCTCCAGGTGCGGGGGCGGCGAGTCCTTCCCGAGCATATCGGGGCGATCGTTCTTGCGGCTCTGACGCGTTACGAAGCCGAGTTGTCGGCCGGGGCGTTGGTGGTCGTTGAGGAATCCCGAAGTCGTGTGCGCATCCTTCCCCTTTGA
- a CDS encoding DUF433 domain-containing protein, translated as MNLGRITHDPKVMGGKPCIRGLRVTVGTIVGLLASGESRERIFRAYPYLEPADLDEALAYAAWRLEEREEELVVG; from the coding sequence GTGAATCTGGGACGAATCACTCATGATCCTAAGGTGATGGGCGGCAAGCCGTGCATCCGGGGGCTGCGCGTGACGGTCGGGACGATCGTCGGCCTGCTGGCTTCGGGTGAGTCGCGGGAGCGGATTTTCCGGGCGTATCCCTATCTCGAACCGGCCGACCTGGACGAGGCTCTGGCTTACGCGGCCTGGCGGCTTGAGGAACGGGAGGAGGAGTTGGTGGTCGGATGA
- a CDS encoding class I SAM-dependent methyltransferase codes for MKRLHLVELEDLSWWPRLFRDAATDYLVTAIRQARLYDAMAPILASAMRRSGAHQITDLCSGGGGPWPTLLPALRAAGMDASVRLTDKYPNVEALSTLSTSTPGLSFEPSPVDAASVPPNLSGFRTLFTAFHHFRDDDAHDLLAAAVRDRRGIAIVEPSSRTWPALAVQALVPLGVLILTPKVRPFRWSRLFWTYVVPVLPLAILFDGVVSTLRMRTPAELLELAREAAPESYSWESGVVSSPGSPLPIPYLIGVPRVEQGQAGLMVSSA; via the coding sequence TTGAAGCGCCTGCATCTCGTGGAGTTGGAAGACCTCTCCTGGTGGCCCAGGCTCTTCCGCGACGCCGCCACCGATTACCTCGTGACCGCGATCCGCCAGGCGAGGCTCTACGACGCGATGGCCCCCATCCTGGCCTCTGCGATGAGGCGGAGCGGCGCTCATCAGATCACCGACCTCTGCTCCGGCGGCGGCGGGCCCTGGCCCACGCTCCTGCCGGCGCTTCGGGCGGCCGGAATGGACGCGTCGGTGCGATTGACCGATAAGTATCCGAATGTCGAGGCGCTCTCCACCCTTTCCACGTCGACGCCTGGCCTGAGCTTCGAGCCGTCGCCGGTCGACGCCGCCTCCGTCCCGCCGAACCTGTCCGGCTTCCGCACTCTCTTTACCGCCTTTCACCATTTCCGGGACGACGACGCCCACGACCTCCTGGCGGCGGCCGTCCGCGATCGCCGGGGGATTGCGATCGTGGAGCCGTCCAGTCGGACCTGGCCCGCGCTCGCCGTCCAGGCGCTTGTGCCGCTGGGGGTGCTGATCCTCACGCCGAAGGTCCGGCCGTTCCGCTGGTCCCGCCTGTTCTGGACGTACGTGGTCCCGGTCCTGCCGCTCGCCATCCTCTTCGACGGCGTCGTCTCGACGCTCCGGATGCGGACCCCGGCCGAACTGCTGGAACTGGCGCGAGAAGCCGCCCCCGAGTCTTATTCCTGGGAGTCTGGCGTCGTCTCTTCCCCCGGATCGCCGCTGCCGATTCCGTACCTGATCGGCGTTCCCAGGGTGGAACAGGGGCAGGCTGGATTGATGGTCTCTTCAGCTTGA
- a CDS encoding PEP-CTERM sorting domain-containing protein — translation MRNWMAGRCVVLAAVVLGVGGRASAELVTFNFSGTITVVNDVNGNFGGGVRVGDAFTGTLVYDTATIDGLSDPGMGRYLYANRLTNTPFVAPLGLTVHVGSLTFQPSYATSAFTVWTADNQPTSIPGVNGDGIEADQPTSLDGATTIPGLTILSLLDRSQKALSSDALPLGLKGPEFTDGLFRVTVFGPGSTEVVALEGSLNLGDAAVPEPASIVLLGCGGLGVLACQRRRRRSAA, via the coding sequence ATGCGGAATTGGATGGCAGGGCGATGCGTCGTGCTCGCGGCGGTGGTTCTGGGTGTTGGCGGGAGGGCTTCTGCCGAACTGGTGACGTTCAACTTCTCGGGGACGATTACGGTCGTCAACGACGTCAATGGGAACTTCGGCGGCGGGGTTCGGGTCGGTGATGCGTTTACGGGTACGCTGGTTTACGACACCGCGACCATCGACGGTTTGAGCGACCCGGGGATGGGGCGTTATCTCTACGCGAATCGGCTCACGAACACCCCCTTCGTGGCCCCGCTGGGGCTTACGGTCCACGTGGGCTCGCTGACGTTCCAGCCGAGCTATGCGACGTCGGCCTTCACCGTTTGGACGGCTGACAACCAACCGACCTCGATCCCCGGCGTTAACGGAGATGGGATCGAAGCGGATCAACCCACGAGCCTGGACGGCGCGACGACGATCCCCGGTCTGACGATCCTTTCCTTGCTCGACCGATCCCAGAAGGCGCTTTCGAGCGACGCCTTGCCGCTCGGTTTGAAGGGTCCGGAGTTCACCGACGGACTGTTTCGCGTGACCGTGTTCGGACCCGGATCGACCGAAGTCGTCGCCCTGGAAGGAAGCCTCAACCTCGGAGACGCCGCCGTCCCGGAACCGGCTTCGATCGTGCTGCTGGGCTGCGGCGGACTCGGCGTGCTGGCCTGCCAGCGTCGACGACGACGCTCGGCAGCGTGA
- a CDS encoding endonuclease/exonuclease/phosphatase family protein: protein MKPSLRLIAVPLVLALAWLGLPVRVAQAQEAADAVRVLSFNLWHGGDAGKQPLDRTIEVIKQSQADVVGLQETGGIAPRDEPRPDRAAEIARRLGWHYFDQGGRTGIISRFEIVAPTPKKWGVKLALPSGRRIYAFNVHLAHSPYQPYQLLKIPYGDAPFVTTEAEAVQSARDSRGSQVAEMLAEVKAVAAEKLPVVLTGDFNEPSHRDWTEAAARAELCPLKVEWPSTGAVENAGFVDAYRSVHPDPVASRGLTWTPTTKPGDPKDKHDRIDFVFVGGLERPGAAVKAVRIIGESPESADVVVSPYPSDHRAVVAELQLFGDR, encoded by the coding sequence ATGAAGCCGTCCCTCCGTCTCATCGCCGTCCCCTTGGTTCTCGCCCTCGCCTGGCTCGGTCTGCCCGTCAGGGTCGCCCAGGCGCAGGAGGCTGCTGACGCCGTCCGGGTGCTGAGTTTCAATCTCTGGCACGGCGGCGATGCGGGGAAGCAGCCGCTCGACCGGACGATCGAGGTCATCAAGCAGTCGCAGGCCGACGTCGTGGGATTACAGGAAACGGGCGGGATCGCTCCCAGGGACGAACCGCGTCCCGATCGAGCGGCCGAGATCGCGAGGCGGCTGGGATGGCACTACTTCGACCAGGGGGGCCGGACGGGGATCATCAGTCGGTTCGAGATCGTCGCCCCCACGCCGAAGAAGTGGGGCGTGAAGTTGGCGCTTCCCTCGGGGCGGCGGATTTACGCCTTCAACGTCCACCTGGCGCACAGCCCGTACCAGCCCTACCAGTTGCTGAAGATCCCCTACGGCGACGCCCCGTTCGTCACCACCGAGGCCGAAGCGGTCCAGTCGGCCCGTGACTCGCGAGGCAGCCAGGTGGCGGAGATGCTGGCCGAGGTGAAGGCCGTCGCCGCCGAGAAGCTCCCCGTCGTGCTGACCGGCGACTTCAACGAGCCGTCCCACCGAGACTGGACGGAGGCCGCCGCCAGGGCCGAACTCTGCCCCCTGAAGGTGGAATGGCCGTCGACCGGGGCCGTCGAGAATGCGGGGTTCGTCGACGCCTACCGGAGCGTCCATCCCGATCCGGTGGCATCGCGCGGCCTGACGTGGACGCCGACGACCAAGCCCGGGGATCCCAAGGACAAACACGATCGCATCGACTTCGTCTTCGTGGGCGGTCTTGAGCGTCCAGGAGCGGCCGTGAAGGCCGTCCGGATCATCGGCGAGTCGCCAGAGTCCGCCGACGTCGTCGTCAGCCCCTACCCCTCCGACCACCGGGCGGTCGTCGCGGAGTTACAGCTTTTCGGCGACCGCTGA
- a CDS encoding C45 family autoproteolytic acyltransferase/hydolase has translation MPQIQTPSRALVCQGDAYDMGRAQGTALGKEIHRAYEDLRKIEAFCLKRPWWLPFGAFRRIARTRAGRVSSPAVAAGSPGNYQRTLGIASGADAPVDGVWLLQAVEGLLGSVDGAVDVPPPGGCSALAIRGAASATGRPIIAHNFDYLPPVQPFFFIRESRPAHGLRSIEFTVAPLAGAIDGVNEKGLAITYDYSQTLATLDPGRAGPTISMRISETLAEAATVSEAVDKLSRNSRWGSGLLMLADATGDVASLELSNTRAEVRRPNDGDDFVFHANNYVCPATAAVEVPVEGVYNARAPRPLRGRRVLDSSLRRMCRFDELLQNAAGLSSDDLKRIMSDHDGGEPSDATICMHSDYWITSACVQCLPQERTLRVAFGTACQAEYTDYTL, from the coding sequence GTGCCTCAAATACAGACGCCTTCCCGCGCTCTCGTATGTCAGGGGGATGCATACGACATGGGTCGCGCCCAGGGGACGGCGTTGGGCAAGGAGATCCATCGGGCTTACGAGGATCTTCGGAAGATCGAGGCGTTCTGCCTGAAACGGCCGTGGTGGCTGCCGTTCGGGGCGTTTCGGCGGATTGCCCGGACGAGGGCGGGGCGGGTGTCGTCACCGGCGGTGGCGGCGGGCTCTCCGGGGAACTATCAGCGGACGCTCGGGATCGCGTCGGGGGCTGACGCGCCGGTGGACGGCGTCTGGCTCTTGCAGGCGGTGGAGGGGCTGCTGGGGAGCGTGGACGGGGCCGTCGACGTGCCGCCGCCCGGCGGCTGCTCGGCGCTGGCGATTCGAGGCGCGGCTTCGGCGACGGGTCGGCCGATCATCGCCCACAACTTCGACTACCTGCCCCCCGTTCAGCCGTTCTTCTTCATCCGCGAAAGCCGGCCCGCCCACGGACTGCGCTCGATCGAGTTCACCGTCGCCCCGCTCGCCGGCGCGATCGACGGGGTGAACGAGAAAGGGCTGGCGATCACCTACGACTACTCTCAGACGCTCGCGACGCTCGACCCGGGGCGGGCGGGGCCGACCATCTCGATGCGGATCAGCGAGACCCTGGCCGAGGCCGCGACCGTGTCCGAGGCCGTCGACAAACTCTCGCGGAACTCGCGCTGGGGGAGCGGCCTGCTGATGCTGGCCGACGCGACGGGGGACGTTGCGTCGCTGGAACTGTCGAACACCCGGGCGGAGGTCCGCCGGCCGAACGACGGCGACGACTTCGTCTTCCACGCCAACAACTACGTCTGCCCCGCCACCGCGGCCGTGGAAGTTCCCGTCGAGGGCGTCTACAACGCCAGGGCCCCCCGACCGCTCCGCGGGCGTCGGGTGCTCGATTCGTCGCTGCGCCGGATGTGCCGGTTCGACGAACTCCTCCAGAACGCGGCCGGCCTCTCGTCGGACGACCTGAAACGCATCATGTCCGACCACGACGGCGGCGAGCCCTCCGACGCCACCATCTGCATGCACAGCGACTACTGGATCACCTCCGCCTGCGTCCAGTGCCTGCCCCAGGAACGCACCCTCCGCGTGGCGTTCGGCACGGCCTGCCAGGCGGAGTACACGGACTACACGCTCTGA
- a CDS encoding acyl carrier protein, whose translation MNLPREVVKAMGLDIVELVMTIEEEFDVSIPNHVARTLVRLGDIHGFVVKLLQERGEAVDPAEVWERLKLIVHREFAIPEEQIVPEAHLVYDLGLG comes from the coding sequence TTGAATCTCCCCCGCGAGGTGGTGAAAGCGATGGGCCTGGATATCGTTGAACTTGTGATGACCATCGAAGAGGAATTCGACGTCTCCATCCCGAACCACGTGGCTCGGACGCTCGTCCGCCTCGGCGACATCCACGGGTTCGTCGTCAAACTCCTTCAAGAGCGAGGCGAAGCGGTCGACCCGGCCGAGGTCTGGGAGAGGCTCAAGTTGATCGTGCATCGCGAGTTCGCCATCCCGGAGGAGCAGATCGTCCCGGAGGCCCACCTCGTGTACGATCTGGGCCTCGGCTGA
- a CDS encoding GspE/PulE family protein translates to MESNIAQPASAASSEDAILAAVLVKNGVLTQDEIEEARRFAEEHRRDFKQAILEKNLISPERLNQLAFERLRALADAPAPTPDAATTTPAPAPSDSKAVIVLTDRNQVQRDVRKDLQALSQTASVPELVGQILERAIDCRATDIHFDPIDNGQRIRYRIDGQLQDIVFLESTVAAAALSRIKVMSNLNIVERRHSQDGRITIMYNNKPRDLRVATFPTIYGEKIVIRIHEVLTDVVGFHHLGMSKGQAEVMDRLITQPYGAIFVAGPVGAGKTSTLYNSLERINSPLRNLMTIEDPIEHRMPGVNQTQVGGGPGEMSFSEGLRALLRQDPDIVMIGEIRDEETARIGIRAALTGVLVFSTLHGSDAPSTISNLYNFGIPGYQLSSSLLAIVSQRLVRKICPNCRTCYTPDEKLLLSLELDPDEHQGVQFHRGTGCPACFQTGYIGRTGVFEIMVVSEELRDLIFQQIPRDVLRRVAIDLGMRTLKQSAVDKILEGVTTVEEVYRVVSF, encoded by the coding sequence ATGGAATCGAACATCGCCCAGCCCGCGTCGGCGGCCTCGTCCGAGGACGCGATCCTGGCGGCCGTCCTGGTCAAGAACGGCGTTTTGACCCAGGACGAGATCGAGGAGGCCCGCCGGTTCGCCGAGGAGCACCGCCGCGATTTCAAGCAGGCGATCCTGGAGAAGAACCTCATCTCCCCCGAGCGGCTCAACCAGCTCGCCTTCGAACGCCTGCGCGCCCTCGCCGACGCCCCCGCGCCCACTCCCGACGCCGCCACGACGACGCCCGCGCCGGCCCCGTCGGATTCCAAGGCCGTCATCGTCCTGACCGACCGCAACCAGGTCCAGCGCGACGTTCGCAAGGACCTGCAGGCCCTCTCCCAGACGGCCTCCGTCCCCGAGCTGGTCGGCCAGATCCTCGAACGGGCCATCGACTGCCGCGCCACCGACATCCACTTCGACCCGATCGACAACGGCCAGCGGATCCGATACCGGATCGACGGCCAGCTCCAGGACATCGTCTTCCTCGAATCGACCGTCGCCGCCGCGGCGCTCAGCCGGATCAAGGTCATGTCCAACCTGAACATCGTGGAGCGCCGGCACTCGCAGGACGGCCGCATCACGATCATGTACAACAACAAGCCGCGCGACCTTCGCGTGGCCACCTTCCCGACGATCTACGGCGAGAAGATCGTTATCCGAATCCACGAGGTCCTCACCGACGTCGTCGGCTTCCACCACCTGGGGATGTCCAAGGGCCAGGCCGAGGTCATGGACCGGCTCATCACCCAGCCCTACGGCGCCATCTTCGTCGCCGGGCCGGTCGGGGCCGGCAAGACTTCCACCCTGTACAACTCGCTGGAGCGCATCAACTCGCCGCTGCGCAACCTGATGACGATCGAGGACCCGATCGAGCATCGCATGCCGGGCGTGAACCAGACCCAGGTCGGCGGCGGCCCCGGCGAGATGAGCTTCAGCGAAGGCCTCCGCGCCCTGCTCCGCCAGGACCCGGACATCGTCATGATCGGCGAGATCCGCGACGAGGAGACCGCCCGCATCGGCATCCGCGCCGCCCTGACCGGCGTGCTCGTCTTCAGCACCCTGCACGGCTCAGACGCCCCCAGCACCATCAGCAACCTCTACAACTTCGGCATCCCCGGCTATCAGCTCTCCAGCAGCCTCCTCGCTATCGTCTCACAGCGCCTCGTCCGCAAAATCTGCCCCAACTGCCGAACTTGCTACACCCCCGACGAGAAGCTGCTGCTCTCCCTGGAATTGGACCCGGATGAGCACCAGGGGGTCCAGTTCCACCGCGGAACCGGCTGCCCGGCCTGCTTTCAAACGGGCTACATCGGCCGGACCGGCGTTTTCGAAATCATGGTTGTCAGCGAGGAGTTGCGCGATCTGATCTTCCAGCAGATCCCCCGCGACGTCCTCCGGCGCGTGGCCATCGACCTGGGAATGCGAACGTTGAAGCAGTCCGCGGTCGATAAGATTCTTGAGGGCGTCACCACGGTGGAGGAGGTCTACCGCGTGGTGTCGTTCTGA